A window of Azospirillum lipoferum 4B contains these coding sequences:
- a CDS encoding response regulator: MATLKPILLVEDNPKDLELTLEAFAEAQLANDIVVARDGAEALSYLFHADGQAVSKPTDPKYPAVIILDIKLPKVDGIEVLQRIKANDSTRAIPVVMLTSSKEEQDLVRSYRLGVNAFVVKPVGFKEFFDAIRDIGSFWAILNEPPPGCHPRRPRGT; this comes from the coding sequence ATGGCCACGCTGAAACCGATCCTGCTGGTCGAGGACAACCCGAAGGACCTGGAGCTGACGCTGGAGGCTTTCGCCGAGGCGCAGCTCGCCAACGACATCGTCGTCGCCCGCGACGGGGCGGAAGCGCTGTCCTATCTGTTCCACGCCGATGGTCAGGCGGTGTCCAAGCCGACCGATCCGAAATATCCGGCCGTCATCATCCTCGACATCAAGCTGCCGAAGGTGGACGGGATCGAGGTGCTGCAGCGGATCAAGGCCAATGACAGCACCCGCGCCATCCCCGTGGTCATGCTGACCTCCTCCAAGGAGGAGCAGGATCTTGTCCGCAGCTACCGGCTGGGGGTGAACGCCTTCGTCGTCAAGCCGGTCGGCTTCAAGGAGTTCTTCGACGCCATCCGCGATATCGGCAGCTTCTGGGCGATCCTGAACGAACCGCCGCCCGGCTGCCATCCCCGACGTCCGCGCGGCACCTGA